A region of Candidatus Diapherotrites archaeon DNA encodes the following proteins:
- a CDS encoding V-type ATPase subunit translates to MMQSPKGFSEKPEGKLLSGRAGGFAAQAQETPAPRRFASRKAGFWDRLRISAAEKKFAAKKFLKKLGGTSGYPYTNTRVRVMKTRLLKENDFRKMLKMSVPELAAYLNGSDYGREISGLAPMFEGSNLLEYSLNRNLENTFNKILTFSIKSPGEQAKLYLKRFDIFNVKTFLRGKFSGKSNEDILLELVCAGSLKREFFEKACRESDGLEGAVAQLKATEFFEIATAFKKDLSKLEDELDKYYYEKVFVESEAELENFISDEILVKNTLNRLRARKSELKMAQLPRGSKRKIVLPKEGDCVENRVFLKQFLLKRGYEMVNMYKRSIRPVLGYFIAKENEIGNIRMIVRGKSSGLAAEMIEQQLVF, encoded by the coding sequence CCGGCAGGGCCGGCGGGTTTGCCGCGCAAGCGCAGGAAACGCCCGCGCCAAGGCGCTTTGCAAGCCGCAAGGCGGGCTTCTGGGACAGGCTTCGCATTAGTGCGGCGGAAAAAAAGTTTGCGGCGAAAAAATTCCTCAAAAAACTCGGGGGAACTTCGGGCTACCCTTACACTAACACGCGCGTCAGGGTAATGAAGACAAGGCTCCTGAAGGAAAACGATTTCCGCAAAATGCTGAAAATGTCTGTGCCGGAACTCGCAGCATACCTGAACGGTTCGGATTACGGCCGCGAAATTTCAGGGCTTGCGCCGATGTTCGAGGGTTCCAATCTTCTGGAATACAGCCTTAACCGCAATCTTGAGAACACTTTCAACAAAATCCTCACGTTTTCAATCAAGTCGCCCGGAGAGCAGGCAAAGCTTTACCTTAAACGCTTCGATATTTTCAATGTCAAGACTTTCCTGAGGGGAAAGTTTTCCGGCAAATCCAACGAAGACATCCTCCTCGAACTGGTTTGTGCCGGCAGCCTGAAGCGCGAATTCTTCGAAAAGGCATGCAGGGAATCGGATGGCTTGGAAGGGGCGGTTGCGCAGTTGAAGGCAACGGAATTTTTTGAAATCGCCACGGCATTCAAGAAAGATTTGTCAAAGCTTGAGGACGAGCTTGACAAATACTATTATGAAAAGGTTTTCGTGGAATCGGAGGCCGAGCTTGAAAACTTCATTTCCGACGAGATTTTAGTGAAAAACACGCTCAACAGGCTGAGGGCAAGGAAAAGCGAGTTGAAAATGGCGCAGCTGCCGCGCGGGTCTAAAAGGAAAATCGTCCTGCCAAAGGAAGGCGATTGCGTCGAAAACAGGGTTTTCCTGAAACAGTTCCTGCTCAAGCGCGGCTATGAAATGGTGAACATGTACAAGCGTAGCATCAGGCCGGTTCTCGGCTATTTCATTGCAAAGGAAAATGAAATAGGAAACATCAGGATGATTGTGAGGGGCAAGTCTTCGGGCCTTGCCGCGGAAATGATTGAACAGCAATTGGTGTTTTGA
- a CDS encoding V-type ATP synthase subunit F (produces ATP from ADP in the presence of a proton gradient across the membrane; the F subunit is part of the catalytic core of the ATP synthase complex) — translation MQIAVLGSDDFVTGFRLSGVSHVFSSEGKLDGKVEEALGVREIGVLVMEEGAFGALNNRTKKRLEKLVKPVIVTVSGKGKETNLREMIKRSIGVDLWK, via the coding sequence ATGCAGATAGCGGTTCTGGGCAGCGACGATTTTGTCACGGGCTTCAGGCTTTCAGGCGTGTCCCACGTTTTTTCATCCGAGGGAAAGCTTGACGGAAAGGTTGAGGAAGCCCTTGGCGTCAGGGAAATCGGAGTGCTTGTCATGGAAGAAGGCGCGTTCGGCGCCCTGAACAACAGGACGAAAAAAAGGCTTGAAAAGCTTGTCAAGCCCGTCATTGTCACGGTTTCAGGCAAGGGCAAGGAAACGAACCTGAGGGAAATGATTAAGCGGAGCATCGGGGTGGATTTATGGAAATGA
- a CDS encoding V-type ATP synthase subunit A produces MEMTSTKSRESKAKIYRISGPVVVAEGLNARIYDLVKVGDEKLLGEVIQINGSRTTIQVYEETTGLRPDEPVENTGAPLSVELGPGLLSQIYDGIQRPLPSLSKIMGDFIKRGVSVPALDEKKKWEFKPTAKKGDNVSGGDILGTVQETKFISHKILVPPKVSGKIKGISSGNFTIRESVAELDSGEKLFLSHKWPVRKPRPVKEKLLPEIPLITGQRILDALFPIAKGGAGAIPGPFGSGKTVTQQQLAKWSDAEIVVYIGCGERGNEMTEVLTEFPELQDVRTGAPLMERTVLIANTSNMPVAAREASVYTGMTIAEYFRDQGFDVSLMADSTSRWAEAMREISSRLEEMPGEEGYPAYLAARLAEFYERAGRVICLESGNAGTGKDAKRVGSVTAIGAVSPPGGDFSEPVTQNTLKITKVFWALDAKLAQRRHFPAINWLNSYSLYTNFLEKWYSDNIAQDFGEVRANAMRILQQESSLQEIVQLVGSDALPEKEQLTLEVARLIREGFLQQNAYHEVDSFCSLKKQYAILKAIIRYFDLAQAALESGAQVSSIAGLESKSRLAKVCLVEESKFAAELKKIESEMESEFRNIAV; encoded by the coding sequence ATGGAAATGACTTCAACCAAAAGCAGGGAAAGCAAGGCGAAAATTTACAGGATTTCCGGTCCGGTCGTGGTCGCGGAAGGCCTCAACGCAAGGATTTACGACCTTGTCAAGGTCGGCGACGAAAAACTTTTGGGCGAAGTCATCCAGATCAACGGCAGCCGAACCACAATCCAGGTTTACGAGGAAACAACCGGCCTGAGGCCCGACGAGCCGGTTGAAAACACCGGCGCGCCGCTTTCAGTTGAACTCGGCCCCGGCCTGCTTTCGCAGATTTATGATGGAATTCAGAGGCCATTGCCAAGCCTTTCGAAAATAATGGGTGATTTTATCAAGCGCGGCGTCTCCGTGCCGGCCTTGGACGAGAAAAAGAAATGGGAATTCAAGCCGACTGCAAAAAAAGGCGACAATGTTTCCGGTGGCGACATTCTCGGCACGGTGCAGGAAACAAAGTTCATTTCCCACAAAATACTGGTGCCGCCGAAGGTTTCGGGAAAAATCAAAGGCATTTCTTCCGGCAATTTTACGATCCGCGAATCCGTTGCCGAGCTTGACTCCGGCGAAAAGCTTTTCCTTTCGCACAAGTGGCCTGTCAGGAAACCGAGGCCCGTTAAGGAAAAACTCCTGCCCGAAATCCCGCTCATAACCGGGCAGAGGATTCTTGATGCGCTGTTCCCGATTGCAAAGGGCGGAGCAGGCGCGATTCCCGGCCCATTCGGCTCGGGAAAAACCGTTACACAACAGCAGCTTGCGAAATGGTCTGACGCTGAAATCGTCGTTTACATCGGCTGCGGCGAGCGCGGAAACGAAATGACAGAGGTTTTGACGGAATTCCCGGAACTGCAGGACGTCAGGACCGGTGCGCCGCTGATGGAGCGCACTGTGCTGATTGCAAACACTTCCAACATGCCGGTTGCCGCGCGAGAGGCTTCTGTTTACACGGGCATGACGATCGCGGAATATTTCAGGGACCAGGGCTTTGACGTTTCATTGATGGCTGATTCCACTTCAAGGTGGGCGGAAGCAATGCGTGAAATTTCCTCGCGCCTGGAAGAGATGCCGGGCGAGGAAGGCTATCCCGCTTACCTTGCCGCAAGGCTTGCGGAATTTTATGAAAGGGCCGGTCGCGTAATTTGCCTTGAAAGCGGAAATGCCGGAACCGGCAAGGATGCAAAGCGCGTTGGCAGCGTTACGGCGATCGGCGCGGTTTCTCCGCCGGGCGGGGATTTTTCCGAGCCTGTGACGCAGAACACGCTGAAAATCACAAAGGTTTTCTGGGCACTGGACGCGAAGCTTGCGCAGAGGCGCCATTTTCCAGCAATCAACTGGCTCAACTCTTACAGCCTTTACACCAACTTTTTGGAAAAATGGTATTCCGACAACATTGCGCAGGATTTCGGCGAAGTGAGGGCAAACGCAATGCGCATTCTCCAGCAGGAATCTTCGCTGCAGGAAATCGTGCAGCTTGTCGGCAGCGATGCCCTGCCTGAAAAGGAACAGCTTACGCTGGAAGTGGCACGGCTGATACGCGAAGGCTTTTTGCAGCAGAACGCCTATCACGAGGTTGACAGTTTCTGCAGCCTCAAAAAGCAGTATGCGATTCTCAAGGCGATAATAAGGTACTTTGACCTTGCGCAGGCCGCGCTTGAATCCGGCGCGCAGGTTTCGTCCATTGCGGGATTGGAAAGCAAGTCCAGGCTCGCAAAAGTCTGCCTTGTCGAGGAATCGAAGTTTGCAGCGGAACTCAAAAAAATCGAGTCCGAAATGGAATCCGAATTCAGGAACATTGCGGTTTAA
- a CDS encoding V-type ATP synthase subunit B: protein MKEYRTITRVAGPLVFVEKTHNVAYGELVEIDLGGEKKNGQVLDTSKDIVVVQVFEGTSGIERSSIVKFTGKTIKLNCSKELLGRVLSGLGKPLDNGPEIIPDEKRDVNGAAINPFSRAPPRDFVQTGVSTIDGMNTLVKGQKLPIFSAAGLPHNDIALQIARQAKVEGNFAVVFAAMGITNEEAQQFIRDFEQTGALERTVVFLNLADDPAIERIVTPRMALTAAEYLAYSHEMNVLVILTDLTNYCEALREIGAAREEVPGRRGYPGYMYTDLASIYERAGLIKGKAGSVTQIPILTMPGDDITHPIPDLTGYITEGQIVLGRDLHRNGIYPPIDVLPCLSRLMNAGIGKGKTREDHKAVSNQMYAGYAEGRSLRGLVAIVGEEALSERDQRFLAFAKAFEDKFVRQGKYENRSIVETLNLGWKLLTMLPKSELTRIDDALIEKYSRELGLKFYVPKGKEAEASSQAGPENEAGKPETKENSGKHESTVRGKAEAKQPSANSAAKKKPSPAQAPKAAAKKVAGHAKKKNKRK from the coding sequence ATGAAGGAATACAGGACAATCACAAGGGTTGCAGGGCCGCTGGTTTTTGTTGAAAAAACGCACAATGTCGCGTACGGCGAACTCGTCGAAATAGACCTTGGCGGCGAAAAGAAAAACGGCCAGGTCTTGGACACGTCAAAGGACATCGTTGTGGTGCAGGTCTTCGAGGGCACATCCGGCATTGAACGCAGTTCAATCGTGAAGTTCACCGGCAAGACAATCAAGCTGAACTGCTCGAAGGAACTGCTCGGCAGGGTCTTGTCCGGCCTCGGAAAGCCCTTGGACAACGGCCCGGAAATCATTCCGGATGAAAAGCGCGACGTGAACGGCGCCGCAATCAACCCGTTTTCAAGGGCGCCTCCGCGCGATTTCGTGCAGACCGGCGTTTCAACAATCGACGGCATGAACACTCTTGTGAAAGGCCAGAAGCTTCCGATTTTTTCCGCGGCAGGCCTGCCCCACAATGACATCGCATTGCAGATTGCAAGGCAGGCTAAAGTCGAGGGCAACTTTGCAGTTGTCTTTGCCGCAATGGGCATAACGAATGAGGAAGCCCAGCAGTTCATCCGCGACTTCGAGCAGACCGGCGCATTGGAACGCACGGTGGTCTTCCTGAACCTGGCTGACGACCCGGCAATTGAAAGGATCGTAACGCCAAGAATGGCGCTCACGGCCGCAGAGTATCTGGCTTACTCGCATGAAATGAACGTTCTCGTCATTCTCACGGACCTGACAAATTACTGCGAGGCATTGCGTGAAATCGGCGCTGCGCGCGAAGAGGTTCCCGGCAGAAGGGGCTATCCAGGTTACATGTACACGGACCTTGCGTCAATATATGAAAGGGCCGGCCTCATCAAGGGCAAGGCCGGAAGCGTAACGCAGATTCCAATTCTTACAATGCCAGGCGACGACATCACGCACCCTATTCCGGACCTGACAGGTTACATCACTGAAGGCCAGATCGTGCTTGGCAGGGACCTTCACAGGAACGGCATATATCCGCCGATTGACGTCCTGCCATGCCTCAGCAGGCTGATGAACGCGGGCATCGGAAAGGGAAAGACTCGCGAGGACCACAAGGCCGTAAGCAATCAGATGTATGCCGGCTATGCGGAAGGCCGCTCATTGCGCGGCTTGGTTGCGATTGTCGGCGAGGAAGCCTTGTCTGAAAGGGACCAGCGTTTCCTTGCATTCGCAAAGGCGTTCGAGGACAAGTTTGTCAGGCAGGGCAAATATGAAAACCGCTCAATAGTTGAAACCCTGAATCTCGGCTGGAAGCTGCTGACAATGCTGCCCAAATCCGAGCTGACGAGAATTGACGACGCGCTGATTGAAAAATATTCAAGGGAACTCGGCTTGAAGTTTTATGTTCCGAAGGGCAAGGAAGCGGAAGCGTCGTCCCAGGCCGGGCCGGAAAACGAAGCCGGAAAACCGGAAACAAAAGAGAATTCCGGAAAACATGAATCAACTGTCCGCGGCAAAGCGGAAGCAAAACAGCCTTCCGCGAATTCCGCAGCCAAAAAAAAGCCTTCGCCAGCCCAAGCGCCCAAAGCCGCGGCAAAAAAAGTTGCCGGCCATGCAAAAAAGAAAAATAAGCGAAAGTGA
- a CDS encoding V-type ATP synthase subunit D has translation MSDIKPTRSELIQLKKKVKLAQSGHSLLKKKRDGLIKEFFGVLNEAKKSKSALQENYSIAMQAIALARAVDGTSTVKSASFALKQPAEIELETRNVMGIIVPKIRSEHHVKEFHERGYGVLGTSGYIDDAAESYEKVLGNIITAAEIETTLKKLLREIDKTKRRVNALEFKVIPEMKADAKFIALRLEEMEREDVFRLKKIKKKEKS, from the coding sequence ATGTCCGACATCAAGCCGACACGCTCCGAGCTGATCCAGCTCAAAAAAAAGGTGAAGCTTGCCCAGTCCGGGCACTCGCTTTTGAAAAAAAAGCGCGACGGCCTCATAAAGGAATTCTTCGGCGTGCTGAACGAGGCGAAAAAATCGAAATCCGCATTGCAGGAAAACTATTCCATTGCAATGCAGGCGATCGCCCTTGCAAGGGCGGTCGACGGCACGTCGACAGTCAAGTCCGCGTCCTTTGCCCTCAAACAGCCCGCGGAAATCGAGCTTGAAACGCGCAATGTCATGGGCATAATCGTGCCGAAAATCCGGTCAGAGCACCATGTGAAAGAATTCCACGAGCGCGGCTACGGCGTTCTGGGAACTTCGGGTTACATTGACGATGCCGCGGAATCGTACGAAAAGGTTTTGGGAAACATAATTACGGCGGCTGAAATCGAAACGACCCTGAAAAAGCTTTTGCGTGAAATCGACAAGACCAAGCGCAGGGTCAACGCACTGGAATTCAAGGTCATACCTGAAATGAAGGCTGACGCGAAATTCATTGCATTGCGCCTCGAAGAAATGGAGCGCGAGGACGTCTTCAGGCTCAAAAAAATCAAGAAAAAGGAAAAAAGCTAG